The following proteins come from a genomic window of Nostoc sp. ATCC 53789:
- the pip gene encoding prolyl aminopeptidase — MRELYPAIEPYREGSLQVSDLHTIHFEESGNPQGQPIVLLHGGPGGGCPPFYRQYFHPEKWRIVMFDQRGCGQSTPHAELRENTTWDLVSDIEKLRQHLGIEKWAVFGGSWGSTLSLAYSQSHPSRCTALILRGIFMLRQKELRWFYQEGASYIFPDAWEAYVEPIAIAERDDMIAAYYKRLTSPDLEIQLAAARAWSIWEASTSRLFLDPELMQKFGESEFASAFARIECHYFMNKGFLETEDQLLLNVDRIRHIPAVIVQGRYDVVCPMISAWELHRAWPEAEFIVVSDAGHSMSEPGIRSALIEATDNI; from the coding sequence ATGCGAGAACTTTACCCAGCGATCGAGCCTTACCGAGAAGGTAGTTTACAGGTTTCCGACCTACATACCATTCATTTTGAAGAGTCAGGAAATCCCCAAGGTCAACCCATCGTTTTGCTGCATGGTGGGCCTGGTGGTGGATGTCCACCTTTTTATCGGCAATATTTCCACCCAGAAAAATGGCGGATAGTGATGTTTGACCAGCGTGGTTGTGGTCAAAGTACGCCCCATGCTGAATTACGAGAAAACACCACTTGGGATTTAGTCAGTGATATCGAAAAACTACGCCAACATTTAGGTATAGAAAAATGGGCGGTTTTCGGTGGTAGTTGGGGTAGCACTTTATCATTAGCCTACAGCCAAAGCCATCCTTCTCGCTGCACGGCATTAATTCTCCGTGGTATTTTTATGCTGAGGCAAAAAGAGTTGCGATGGTTTTACCAAGAGGGCGCTAGCTATATTTTTCCTGATGCTTGGGAAGCTTATGTCGAACCAATTGCGATCGCAGAACGTGATGATATGATCGCAGCATATTACAAACGCTTGACCAGTCCCGATTTAGAAATTCAATTAGCAGCGGCGCGTGCTTGGTCAATTTGGGAAGCTAGTACCAGTAGACTTTTTTTAGACCCAGAACTCATGCAAAAGTTTGGCGAGAGCGAATTTGCTTCAGCTTTCGCACGCATTGAATGCCATTACTTTATGAATAAGGGCTTTTTGGAAACAGAAGATCAATTACTCTTAAATGTTGACCGTATCCGCCATATTCCGGCTGTAATTGTTCAGGGACGATATGATGTAGTCTGTCCAATGATATCAGCTTGGGAATTACATCGAGCTTGGCCAGAAGCAGAATTTATAGTGGTTTCTGATGCTGGACATTCGATGAGTGAACCAGGAATTCGTAGTGCTTTGATTGAAGCAACAGATAATATTTAA
- the pstS gene encoding phosphate ABC transporter substrate-binding protein PstS: MELKFCISAQLQSKRRVCLLPVIAILLSIASCTTDNKKIKHVSLVGAGASFPAPLYERWLSDYNQQNPNVEINYQAIGSSAGVQQLIEGTVDFAASDVGITNEQAAKIKRGVVALPMTAGSIVLAYNLASTPQSPPVNLPNGLKLSRQVYVDIFLGKITNWNHPRIAVANPGVNLPNLPIQVVHRTDGSGTTSVLTQHLSAISPEWNSQVAAGKAVAWPVGIGGKGNEGVTALVQQIPGAIGYVEYVYAKQNKLPVAALENKFGNYITPTPESVAQTLESVKLPADNLIAFINDPTGSQSYPIVTYSWVLTYQQYPNRVKGEALKKFIDWALIEGQKSSLELGYIPLSKKVVLQVQSAANKIAK, encoded by the coding sequence TTGGAACTAAAGTTTTGTATATCTGCTCAACTTCAATCTAAACGACGGGTTTGCCTACTACCCGTAATCGCTATATTGTTGAGTATCGCTTCTTGTACTACCGATAATAAAAAAATCAAGCACGTTTCTCTCGTTGGTGCTGGGGCAAGTTTTCCTGCGCCTTTGTACGAACGCTGGCTTTCAGATTACAACCAGCAAAATCCCAATGTGGAAATTAACTATCAAGCTATAGGAAGCAGCGCTGGAGTGCAACAGCTTATTGAAGGTACTGTAGACTTTGCAGCTAGTGATGTGGGAATTACAAATGAACAAGCAGCTAAGATAAAAAGGGGAGTGGTTGCTTTACCCATGACTGCTGGTTCCATAGTGCTAGCTTACAACCTCGCGTCCACCCCCCAGTCACCTCCAGTCAATCTGCCAAATGGTTTAAAGCTATCACGCCAAGTTTATGTAGATATCTTTCTCGGAAAAATTACGAATTGGAATCATCCGAGAATAGCTGTAGCTAATCCAGGCGTAAATTTGCCCAATCTACCGATTCAGGTTGTACACCGCACTGATGGTAGTGGAACTACAAGTGTGTTGACGCAACATCTAAGTGCTATAAGTCCAGAATGGAACAGCCAAGTTGCAGCAGGTAAAGCTGTCGCTTGGCCAGTGGGAATTGGTGGAAAGGGTAACGAAGGTGTTACTGCCTTAGTACAACAGATCCCAGGAGCTATTGGCTATGTAGAATACGTCTACGCCAAACAAAATAAACTCCCTGTGGCTGCTTTGGAAAATAAATTTGGTAATTATATTACGCCGACACCAGAATCTGTAGCTCAAACATTGGAGTCAGTGAAATTACCGGCCGATAACTTGATTGCTTTTATCAACGATCCTACAGGTTCCCAGTCTTATCCCATCGTTACTTATAGCTGGGTTTTAACTTATCAGCAATATCCCAACCGAGTCAAAGGCGAAGCGCTAAAAAAATTTATTGATTGGGCTTTGATTGAGGGGCAAAAATCCAGTTTGGAACTTGGATATATTCCTTTGTCTAAAAAAGTTGTACTTCAAGTACAATCTGCTGCAAACAAAATTGCAAAATAA
- a CDS encoding cytochrome c biogenesis protein encodes MTLEDSASKELKWWAIPGKFLRQELLPVLTNLRLAIALLLLIAIFSSTGTVIEQGQSPAFYQANYPEHPALFGFLTWKVIQVVGLDHVYRTWWFLALLILFGTSLTACSFTRQLPALKAAQRWKYYEEPRQFQKLALSAELDNGSLNSLSQLLQKRRYKIFPDQEKENILYARKGIVGRIGPIIVHIGIVAILIGGIWGAMTGFMAQEMIASGDTFQVTNIVDAGPLAAQVSKDWSVRVNRFWIDYTPSGGIDQFYSDMSVLNKQGEEVDHKKIFVNEPLRYRGITFYQTDWGIAGVRVQFNNSPIFQLPMALLNTKGQGRIWGTWVPTKPDLSEGVSLLAKDLQGMVLIYDPKGKLVDTVRAGMSTEVNGVKLKILDIIGSTGLQIKADPGIPIVYSGFGLLMLGVVMSYFSHSQIWALQKGDLLYVGGKTNRAQVAFEQEVLEILDRLSSEPKIEEKETAIEV; translated from the coding sequence ATGACTTTAGAAGATTCAGCGTCCAAAGAATTAAAATGGTGGGCAATACCTGGCAAGTTCTTACGGCAAGAGCTTTTGCCCGTACTGACTAACTTACGACTAGCGATCGCACTACTGCTATTGATTGCAATCTTTAGCTCCACCGGTACTGTAATTGAGCAAGGTCAATCACCCGCATTCTATCAGGCTAACTACCCAGAACATCCAGCTTTATTTGGTTTCTTAACTTGGAAAGTAATTCAGGTAGTTGGCTTAGACCATGTATATCGTACCTGGTGGTTTCTGGCATTACTCATCTTATTTGGCACTAGCTTAACTGCTTGTTCTTTTACCCGTCAGTTACCAGCTTTAAAAGCTGCCCAGCGCTGGAAATATTACGAAGAACCACGGCAATTTCAAAAATTAGCTTTAAGTGCAGAACTAGATAATGGTTCTCTAAATTCTCTCAGCCAACTATTACAGAAACGCCGCTATAAAATTTTTCCAGATCAAGAAAAAGAAAATATCCTTTATGCCCGCAAAGGAATAGTCGGACGCATCGGCCCAATTATCGTTCATATTGGCATCGTCGCTATTCTAATAGGGGGAATTTGGGGGGCGATGACTGGGTTTATGGCACAGGAAATGATTGCCAGTGGCGATACATTTCAAGTGACAAATATTGTCGATGCTGGCCCTTTAGCTGCCCAAGTCTCAAAAGATTGGTCTGTGCGCGTCAATCGTTTTTGGATTGACTACACTCCATCTGGCGGCATCGATCAATTTTATTCCGATATGTCTGTCTTAAATAAGCAGGGAGAGGAAGTTGACCACAAGAAGATTTTTGTTAACGAGCCTCTGCGCTATCGGGGCATAACCTTCTACCAAACCGATTGGGGAATTGCAGGTGTTCGCGTCCAATTTAACAACAGCCCGATTTTTCAATTACCAATGGCGCTATTGAACACCAAAGGACAAGGGCGCATTTGGGGTACGTGGGTTCCTACTAAACCGGATTTGAGTGAAGGTGTTTCTTTACTAGCCAAAGACTTACAAGGGATGGTATTAATTTATGATCCCAAGGGTAAATTAGTTGATACTGTCCGCGCTGGGATGTCAACCGAAGTCAATGGCGTAAAGTTGAAAATTTTGGATATTATTGGCAGCACTGGCTTACAAATTAAAGCCGATCCAGGCATACCAATTGTTTACTCAGGATTTGGTTTACTAATGTTGGGTGTGGTGATGAGTTACTTTTCTCATTCACAAATATGGGCATTGCAAAAAGGCGATCTCTTATATGTTGGTGGCAAAACTAATCGCGCCCAAGTTGCTTTTGAACAAGAGGTTTTAGAAATTTTAGATCGGCTTAGTTCAGAGCCAAAAATTGAGGAAAAAGAGACGGCTATTGAAGTTTAA
- a CDS encoding NUDIX hydrolase yields MGRKVSKVFKQSGVIPYRVNNGKVEILLITTRNFQHWVIPKGDIPNGMSPPASAAKEAWEEAGVIGQVDTNELGTYKYRKGGKSYRVKMYLLPVEMLSEDYPEASKRKRQWVEVTTAIRWVKFSSLKRILKGFFQVKSHFCAFQDTSHI; encoded by the coding sequence ATGGGTCGAAAAGTCAGCAAAGTGTTTAAACAATCTGGGGTGATTCCTTATAGAGTGAACAATGGCAAAGTTGAAATCTTGCTAATCACGACCCGTAACTTTCAACACTGGGTGATTCCAAAAGGAGATATTCCTAATGGCATGAGTCCGCCCGCTTCAGCAGCCAAAGAAGCTTGGGAAGAAGCAGGGGTAATTGGGCAGGTAGACACCAATGAACTGGGCACTTATAAGTACCGCAAAGGAGGCAAAAGTTATCGTGTCAAGATGTATTTGTTACCAGTTGAGATGCTGAGTGAAGATTATCCAGAAGCAAGTAAAAGAAAACGGCAGTGGGTAGAAGTAACTACAGCTATCAGGTGGGTTAAGTTTAGTTCACTCAAACGAATTCTTAAAGGTTTTTTCCAGGTTAAATCTCACTTTTGTGCATTTCAAGATACTAGTCATATATAG
- a CDS encoding phasin family protein encodes MAGFGDIVQKAFYLGVGLASYAGEKAGGKLAQVRSQVQKLADEMVAKGEMNTEEARRFVEEMMKQAQQAQPSAETSEKTPPSEPRRIEILEEDEEPTVKEGSSDENVDKLRQEVLDLQNELKRLQRD; translated from the coding sequence ATGGCTGGTTTTGGAGATATTGTTCAAAAAGCTTTTTACCTCGGTGTTGGATTAGCTTCTTACGCAGGTGAGAAAGCAGGGGGGAAATTAGCCCAAGTGCGATCGCAAGTCCAAAAACTGGCAGATGAAATGGTGGCAAAGGGCGAAATGAACACAGAAGAAGCCCGCCGCTTTGTTGAAGAAATGATGAAGCAAGCCCAACAAGCACAACCATCTGCTGAAACCTCCGAGAAAACACCTCCTTCGGAACCTCGTCGCATTGAAATTTTAGAGGAAGATGAAGAACCAACGGTGAAAGAGGGATCAAGTGATGAAAATGTGGATAAATTGCGTCAAGAAGTGCTAGACCTGCAAAACGAGTTAAAACGATTGCAACGCGATTAA
- a CDS encoding cytochrome c biogenesis protein CcdA yields the protein MFDNLQTQIYQLEQFANSLVSNQLAHLSVVSVGIIFGAGLLTSLTPCMLSMLPITIGYIGGYEAKNRLQAAAQSTWFALGLATTLAGMGIVAALVGKVYGQVGIGLPIIVSIIAILMGLNLLEALPLQFPSLGETNWISQDLPIGLRSYLLGLTFGLVASPCSTPVLASLLGWIANTQDLILGAVLLLSYTAGYVAPLILAGTFTASIKKLLELRRWSGWINPVSGALLVGFGVFSLISRIPLGSF from the coding sequence ATGTTTGATAACCTGCAAACCCAAATTTACCAACTAGAACAATTTGCCAACAGCCTCGTTTCTAACCAACTGGCACACCTTAGCGTAGTCAGTGTTGGTATCATCTTTGGCGCTGGCTTGCTCACCAGTCTTACACCCTGTATGCTTTCTATGCTGCCAATTACCATTGGTTACATCGGCGGTTATGAAGCCAAAAACCGCTTGCAAGCAGCTGCCCAATCAACTTGGTTTGCTTTAGGGTTAGCAACTACATTAGCCGGGATGGGTATAGTAGCAGCTTTGGTAGGAAAAGTCTATGGACAAGTGGGAATTGGTTTGCCGATTATCGTCAGCATTATCGCCATTCTCATGGGGCTGAACTTACTAGAAGCACTACCTCTGCAATTTCCATCTTTGGGCGAAACGAATTGGATTTCGCAAGATTTACCTATAGGATTGCGTTCTTATTTACTGGGGCTGACTTTTGGCTTAGTTGCATCTCCTTGTAGCACGCCTGTTTTAGCCAGTTTACTGGGTTGGATTGCGAATACACAAGACTTAATTTTAGGTGCTGTTTTGCTACTCTCTTACACAGCCGGTTATGTAGCACCATTGATTTTGGCGGGTACTTTTACAGCTTCAATTAAAAAATTACTAGAATTGCGTCGCTGGTCTGGTTGGATTAACCCAGTTAGCGGGGCGCTGTTGGTAGGATTCGGTGTATTTTCCTTAATTTCTCGGATTCCCCTTGGCAGTTTTTAA
- the queF gene encoding preQ(1) synthase, with protein sequence MTTDKFPEMKYGERDIAEGKLITFPNPRVGRRYDINITLPEFTCKCPFSGYPDFATIYVTYIPDERVVELKALKLYINSYRDRYISHEESANQILDDFVAACDPLEATVKADFTPRGNVHTVVEVRHHKYPS encoded by the coding sequence ATGACAACTGACAAATTCCCTGAAATGAAGTATGGTGAACGCGATATTGCGGAAGGTAAATTAATTACCTTTCCAAATCCGCGTGTGGGGAGACGATATGACATTAATATTACTTTGCCGGAATTTACTTGTAAATGTCCGTTTTCCGGCTATCCTGACTTTGCGACAATTTACGTCACATATATACCTGATGAACGGGTAGTAGAATTGAAGGCGCTTAAACTTTACATTAACAGTTACCGCGATCGCTATATTTCCCACGAAGAATCTGCCAACCAAATTTTGGATGATTTTGTGGCTGCTTGTGACCCGTTGGAAGCCACTGTGAAAGCAGATTTTACGCCTCGTGGCAATGTACATACTGTGGTTGAAGTGCGTCATCATAAATACCCATCATAA
- a CDS encoding YciI family protein, with translation MPWFVKIEEGKVDKPTFDQYVPAHKAYIQDLIAKGHKARTGYWAEQRGGMLLFEAASKEEAEAIVADDPLVKHGCVNYQLYEWRIVME, from the coding sequence ATGCCGTGGTTTGTCAAAATTGAAGAAGGGAAAGTCGATAAACCTACCTTTGACCAATATGTACCTGCTCACAAAGCCTACATCCAGGACTTGATTGCTAAAGGACACAAAGCACGAACAGGCTATTGGGCAGAACAAAGAGGCGGAATGTTGCTGTTTGAAGCAGCCTCTAAGGAGGAAGCAGAAGCAATTGTCGCTGATGACCCGTTGGTAAAACACGGCTGCGTCAACTATCAACTTTACGAATGGCGAATTGTTATGGAATAA